The sequence CAGCGCCCGATGCGCCTCAGAACCGACGGACGCCCGCGTCCGGATCGAGCGGCAGCGGGTTCTCGAACAACCCCAGTGCGAACTTGACGATCAGGATGCGCCGCACGGCATCGTCAACGCCTGAAGATCCGCCTCCACCGCCTGGGTCAGCGTGGTGATGAAGCGGTCGTACTGCTGCGGCACCATATTCATGTCCACACCGGCGTTGATGGCGCGACGACGGCCTGCCCTGTAATCGGTTTGCGATCTGATCAATCGCGCCCCAGTCAGAGACGATGAAGCCCTGGAATCCCAATTCGCCTTTGAGCACATCGCTGAGCAGATATTTCTGGGCATGCATCTTGACGCCGTTCCAACTGCTGAACGAGGCCATGATGCTCAGCGCGCCGGCGTCCACCGCGGCCCGGTAAGGCGGCAGGAAGCGCTTCCGCAGGGCGGCTTCGTCCATCTGCGTGTCGCCCTGATCGAGCT is a genomic window of Candidatus Amarolinea dominans containing:
- a CDS encoding glycoside hydrolase family 3 protein; this encodes MDEAALRKRFLPPYRAAVDAGALSIMASFSSWNGVKMHAQKYLLSDVLKGELGFQGFIVSDWGAIDQIANRLQGRPSSRHQRRCGHEYGAAAVRPLHHHADPGGGGGSSGVDDAVRRILIVKFALGLFENPLPLDPDAGVRRF